From a single Pseudomonadota bacterium genomic region:
- a CDS encoding ketoacyl-ACP synthase III, with the protein MQAVITGVGHHVPPRVLTNLDLEKMVDTSDAWIRERTGISERHIVDAGSATSDLAYEAARAALLDAGVSAADLDLVIVATATPDMPFPATACLVQHRLGAARAGAFDLECGCSGFVYALAVGSQFIQSGTFRRVLVIGADTLTRVTDFTDRNTCVLFGDGAGAVVLEPSTDGHGVLSMTLRADGGGAELLRMPAGGSRLPASTETLAAGQHYIQMAGNEVFKFAVKVLGEAALELLDAAGLTVEDVKLFVPHQANLRIMSAAARRAGIPEEKLFCNVERYGNTSCASIPIALSEAVSQGRLGRDDVVTICGFGAGLAWGGAVMRWGYSRVSTDPAARLSAAAHEPQGAVTATVH; encoded by the coding sequence CTGCAGGCTGTCATCACGGGGGTCGGGCATCACGTCCCCCCGCGTGTGCTCACCAATCTCGACCTCGAGAAGATGGTCGATACGAGCGACGCCTGGATCCGAGAGCGCACCGGCATCTCGGAGCGCCACATCGTCGATGCGGGTTCTGCCACGTCTGACCTGGCGTATGAGGCGGCGAGAGCCGCCCTTCTTGACGCTGGCGTCTCCGCTGCAGATCTCGACCTCGTGATTGTCGCCACGGCCACACCAGACATGCCGTTCCCTGCCACCGCCTGCCTCGTGCAGCACCGCCTGGGTGCTGCGCGCGCAGGCGCGTTCGATCTGGAATGTGGCTGCTCTGGATTCGTCTACGCCCTGGCGGTGGGGTCGCAGTTCATCCAGAGCGGAACGTTTCGCCGTGTTCTGGTCATTGGCGCCGACACGCTGACCCGGGTGACCGATTTCACCGACCGGAACACATGCGTTCTCTTTGGTGATGGCGCTGGCGCCGTCGTACTCGAGCCTTCCACCGATGGACACGGGGTTCTCAGCATGACGCTCCGTGCAGACGGTGGCGGGGCTGAGCTCCTGCGCATGCCGGCGGGAGGTTCTCGGCTGCCTGCGAGCACCGAGACGCTCGCGGCGGGTCAGCACTACATCCAGATGGCCGGCAACGAGGTCTTCAAGTTTGCGGTCAAGGTGCTCGGCGAGGCGGCGCTCGAGCTGCTCGACGCGGCGGGTCTGACGGTCGAAGACGTGAAGCTCTTCGTCCCGCATCAGGCCAACCTTCGCATCATGAGCGCGGCCGCACGACGCGCGGGGATACCTGAAGAGAAGCTGTTCTGCAATGTCGAGCGCTACGGGAACACCTCGTGCGCCTCGATTCCCATCGCGCTCAGCGAGGCGGTATCACAGGGGCGTCTGGGGCGCGACGACGTCGTGACCATCTGTGGTTTCGGAGCGGGGCTTGCCTGGGGAGGCGCCGTCATGCGCTGGGGATACTCCCGGGTCTCGACCGACCCCGCGGCGCGCCTCTCCGCGGCAGCGCACGAACCGCAAGGCGCCGTCACCGCAACCGTACACTGA
- a CDS encoding 50S ribosomal protein L32, with product MANPKYKTSHSKTRRRRANIRLAEVNAVPCPSCKELKLPHRVCPTCGKYGDRQVFTLETVEQS from the coding sequence GTGGCCAATCCTAAATACAAGACATCCCACTCCAAGACCCGTCGCCGTCGTGCGAACATCCGCCTGGCCGAGGTCAATGCGGTTCCTTGTCCCAGCTGCAAGGAGCTCAAGCTCCCCCATCGGGTGTGCCCGACGTGCGGCAAGTATGGTGATCGTCAGGTGTTCACGCTGGAGACCGTGGAGCAGTCATAG